The following proteins are co-located in the Phragmites australis chromosome 10, lpPhrAust1.1, whole genome shotgun sequence genome:
- the LOC133930786 gene encoding zinc finger CCCH domain-containing protein 49, which yields MAHRLLRDAQADGWERSDFPIICESCLGDNPYVRMLRAEYDKECKICARPFTVFRWRPGRDARYKKTEICQTCCKLKNVCQVCLLDLEYGLPVQVRDTALAINSNDAIPRSDVNREYFAEEHDRRARAGIDYDSSYGKARPNDTILKLQRTSPYYKRNRAHVCSFYVRGECTRGAECPYRHEMPETGELSQQNIKDRYYGVNDPVALKLLSKAGEMPSLTPPDDESIRTLYIGGLDSRVTEQDLRDQFYAHGEIESIRMVLQRACAFVTYTTREGAEKAAEELANKLVIKGVRLKLMWGKPQAPKPEEDEAGRQGHVAHGGLLPRAVISQQQSGDQPQPPGMEGQQQPAPASYYFNIPAPPAAERTIYPSMDPQRMGALVKTQDSEGKPGPQPAGQAQPSSSSAQSYPAPPPYYHGQYPPYYPPYGGYMPPPRMPYPPQYPLYQPMLAPPAQGQASSSQQPGQAAGQQQPPHGPPAQQQQPHGPPAQQQPAQN from the exons atggcgcatCGGCTGCTGCGGGACGCGCAGGCGGACGGGTGGGAGCGGTCGGACTTCCCCATCATCTGCGAGTCCTGCCTCGGCGACAACCCCTACGTCCGGATG TTAAGAGCAGAATATGACAAAGAGTGCAAAATATGTGCACGTCCTTTTACTGTCTTCCGGTGGCGACCTGGTCGGGATGCAAGGTACAAGAAGACAGAGATCTGCCAGACATGCTGCAAGCTGAAAAATGTCTGCCAGGTCTGCCTGCTGGATCTTGAATATGGCCTACCCGTTCAGGTCCGGGATACAGCGCTTGCTATCAATTCGAACGATGCAATTCCAAGGAGTGATGTCAATCGTGAGTACTTTGCAGAAGAGCATGATCGCAGG GCCAGAGCTGGCATAGACTATGATTCTTCCTACGGGAAGGCCCGTCCAAATGATACCATTCTGAAGCTTCAGAGGACATCACCATATTACAAGAGGAACCGAGCTCATGTTTGCAGTTTCTATGTGCGTGGTGAATGTACAAGAGGTGCTGAGTGCCCATATCGACATGAGATGCCTGAAACCGGCGAGTTATCTCAGCAGAACATCAAAGATCGTTACTATGG AGTTAATGATCCAGTTGCACTGAAACTTTTGAGCAAGGCTGGTGAGATGCCATCCCTGACACCGCCAGATGATGAGAGTATAAGGACTCTCTACATTGGTGGACTCGATAGCAGAGTAACTGAGCAAGATTTGAGGGATCAGTTTTATGCCCATGGTGAGATTGAGTCCATAAGGATGGTACTTCAACGTGCATGTGCATTTGTGACATACACTACAAGAGAAGGCGCTGAGAAGGCTGCAGAGGAGCTTGCTAACAAGCTAGTCATCAAGGGTGTGCGCCTGAAGCTCATGTGGGGTAAGCCTCAGGCTCCAAAACCAGAGGAAGATGAAGCTGGGAGGCAAGGGCATGTTGCCCATGGAGGATTGCTCCCTAGGGCTGTAATATCTCAGCAGCAGAGCGGCGACCAACCTCAACCACCTGGGATGGAAGGCCAACAGCAACCAGCACCAGCATCATACTACTTCAACATTCCAGCACCACCAGCAGCAGAGCGGACTATATATCCTTCCATGGATCCCCAGAGGATGGGTGCTCTGGTCAAGACACAGGACAGCGAAGGCAAACCAGGGCCACAACCAGCTGGGCAAGCTCAGCCATCAAGCAGCTCGGCACAGAGCTATCCTGCGCCACCTCCATACTACCATGGTCAGTACCCACCATACTATCCACCATATGGTGGCTACATGCCTCCACCTCGCATGCCGTACCCACCGCAGTATCCACTATATCAGCCGATGCTAGCACCACCAGCACAAGGACAAGCTAGTTCATCCCAACAACCAGGGCAAGCAGCAGGACAGCAGCAGCCGCCTCATGGTCCTCCtgctcagcagcagcagcctcatGGCCCTCCAGCTCAGCAGCAGCCAGCTCAGAACTGA